GGCGATTAATTTCTAACCAGTCTTCAAACGCCTGAGCTTGTGCATGGGTTGGCTTTAACTTAAACTCGTATGTCAGATTAAACACTTGTTTATCACCTCGTTTAGGATTATAAATCGTATTTGTGCTTTATAAACATGACGAACAAATAAATTTGTCCTATTCGCTTATATCCCCCGCGCAACAGATGCGCGGGGGCTTTACGCATCACGACTCGTAAATCACAACATAGACACAGTAAGGAATACAAGCTACAAAAAAGCTCTCCCTCAAGAAATGTCTTGAACAGCAGGCTTTTCACCAACCAATGTTGTTTCAGCAATTTTTTGGGGCTAACTCAGCTTCATCATGATAGTTGATAGCTCCTACTGCGCTTGAGAAAGCCAAATTGCGAGTTATGGCTGCATTAATGCCAGAATTAGCAACTGTTACAAGTGCTTTTTGACCTTTGAGGAGATAAGCACAATCGCTCTTTATTTTTTCTCAGAATGTAGAGCTTGAGTATTGCTGATACTGCAAGGAGTGATGACTGATAACTGATTATCTGAGGCTGACATCGCTTTAAAGGTTTGCAGTGACGATCGCTTCTAGGTGTTGGAGTCATAAATATCTCTAACTCTTGAGTTAGAGAATTCTCATCTAATTTAATTATTGGATGAAATCCTTTGGCAATAACCTCTGATCAAGCTCATGTAAAAATGCATATGCAGCACAATATTCTTTGTAAATCTTTCTTCTTTTGAGAAAAATGAATTTATATTGGCAAAAATAGATATATAAAAAAAATAAATATTTATTCTATGTAAATCATTCTCAAGATAGTGTTTTTATCTTTGTTTTTCAGAAAATATATTTATTGAAAAATCAATATATTGTTAAAAATATTTTTATTTAAATAATTACAGTACCAATAAAAATACATAACAAACTCAAAACTGAATTTTATGTTTACTCAAACAATCCGTGACAGCACATAAATACCTGAAGTAAAAAGCAATGCCTGCTCTGCCTCTCAATAGCGCAAATCTCCCATATCCTGACCCCATACATCCCATCATTGTCCACTTTGTGATTGCGATGGTGTTTTTTTCTTTTTTCTGCGATGTAGTGGGCTATTTCACTCACAATGCGCGTTTGTTTGAAGTCAGTTTCTGGAATATGTTTGTGGCTTCGGGAGCCATTTTCTTAGCGGTTATCTTTGGTCAGTTTGAAGCAGGTTTAGCACAAGTCTCGCAAGCAGCCCAGCCAACACTAAATTTTCA
Above is a window of Nostoc sp. UHCC 0702 DNA encoding:
- a CDS encoding DUF2231 domain-containing protein — encoded protein: MPALPLNSANLPYPDPIHPIIVHFVIAMVFFSFFCDVVGYFTHNARLFEVSFWNMFVASGAIFLAVIFGQFEAGLAQVSQAAQPTLNFHTVMGWSLAVIVVGITAWRFVIRDRLRRAQHHRHPSKIPSAYLGVATFLICLMCLQVYLGSKLFWVYGLHVKPVVEAVKQGVWQ